The genomic segment CGGGGGCCTGCAGGCCTTCTGGTACCACTTCGCGATCATGTTCGAGGCGCTGTTCATCCTCACCGCGGTGGACGCCGGCACCCGCGTCGGCCGGTTCATGCTCCAGGACACCGTCGGCAACGTGTGGAAGCGGTTCGGCGACCTGTCGTGGCGGCCGGCGAACCTCCTCGCCAGCGCCGTCGTGGTCGGCCTGTGGGGCTACTTCCTCTACGTCGGCGTCACCGACCCGCTCGGCGGGATCAACCAGCTCTTCCCGCTCTTCGGCATCGCGAACCAGCTGCTCGCGGCCATCGCCCTGACGCTGGTGACGACGCTGATGGTCAAGCACGGGAAGCTGCGCTGGGTGTGGGTGCCCGGCGTCCCGCTGCTGTGGGACCTGACCACCACGCTGACCGCGAGCTACCAGAAGGTCTTCAGCGACGTCCCGGCGATCGGCTACTTCGCGCAGCGCGCGCGCTACGCGGACGCCCTCGCCGCCGGGGAGGTGCTCGCCCCCGCGCAGGACGCCACGCAGATGGAGCAGATCGTCCGCAACTCCACGGTCAACGGGATCCTGCAGGCGACCTTCGCGCTGCTGGTGATCGTGGTCGTCGCCAACGCGCTGGTGGTCGTCCTGAGGGCGCTGCGCTCCGGCGGCTCGCTGCCGACCACCGAGGTGCCGCACACCCCGTCGCGCCTCGTCGAGCCCTCGGGCCTGTTCCCCACGCCCGAGGAGAGGCGGGCGATGGCCGAGCACGCGGCGCTCGTCGGGGCAGGGGCCGGCTCCGGCGGCCACGGGCCGCACGGCGCGGACCGCGGTCGCGGCACCTGGACCCCGGACGACGACGTGGAGCGACGGTGACCGCGCTCACGCCGGGCAGCTCCTCCGCGCCGGGCCCGCTGCGGCGGGCCTGGCGCGGGGTGCGCTGGTACCTGCGCGAGTTCACCGGGGAGGCCCGGTGGGACGACTACGTGCGCGAGTGCGCCGCGCACGGGCACGCACCGGTCAGCCGGCGGGAGTTCGAGCGCCGCCGGGCGGACGCGGCGGAGTCCGCGCCGATGAACCGCTGCTGCTGACCCACCGGCGGCCCGCTCGCACGACGCGCCGGGCCGCTCAGCCCCCTCCTCCGATGATCACGGCCGGGTTCCTGACAGCTGGGGCTCAGGCGCCGTGCCAGTCGATGCGCATCTGCTGGCGGCGGGCGGCGAGGGCGAACAGCTCGGCGTAGGCGCGCTGCGCGGCCTCGGCGTCGCCCGCACCCTCCAGGCGCTGGGCCCGGCCGCGCAGCTCGGCCTCCCGGCGCAGCAGGTCGCGGTCCATCGCCCCGCGCAGGAGGTCGACCGCCAGCCGCCCGACCGCGTCGGCGCCGTCGACCGGCAGCGGCGCGACGGCGAGCGCCTCCACGAGGGGGCGCACGGCCTCCGCCGCGGTCTCGTGCACGGTCTCGGCCCACCCCGCCCCGGCGGCGACCCCGGCGGCGACCCCTCCGGCGGCGCGCACGGCGTCGTGGACGGCGCGGTGCACCGGGGCGGCGAAGGCGTCCGCGCCGAGGGCGTCGAACTCCCCCGGCACGGCGCCGGGGGCCTGCAGCACCACCTGCAGCAGCTGCCACTCCGCCAGGAGCACCGGATCGCGCGGCGGCCCCTGCGGCGCGGACCGCTGCGGCGCCCGGGCGCCACCGTCCGCCGCACCGCTCGCCGGACCGGTGCCGTGGCCTCGGCCACCGGCCGCAGCGCCCGGGCGGCCGGGCGTGGAGCCCGAGGCGGGACGCCGTCCGGACGACGCCACGGCGCGCAGCACGGTCTCGACGTCCATGCCGAGCCACCCGGCGAGCTGGCGGGCGTACTCCGGGCGCAGCGAGCGGTCCTTGATGCCGGCGACGACGGGCGCGGCGGCCCGCAGCGCGGACACGCGCCCCTCGGCGGTGCCGAGGTCGAACTGCGCCAGGCGGGAGCGGATGGCGAACTCGAACAGCGGGCGGCGGGAGGTGACGAGGGCGCGCACGGCGTCGTCCCCCTGGCGCTGGCGCAGCTCGCACGGGTCCAGGCCGTCGGGCCCGACGGCGATGAACGTCTGCGCGACGAAGCGCTGGTCCTCCTCGAACGCCCGCAGCGCGGCCTTCTGCCCGGCCTCGTCGCCGTCGAAGGTGAACACCACCTCCCCGGCCCGGGCGTCGTCGTCCGCCATCACGCGCCGGACCACGGCGATGTGCTCGGAGCCGAACGCGGTGCCGCAGGTGGCGACGGCGGTGCCGATGCCCGCCAGGTGGCAGGCCATGACGTCGGTGTAGCCCTCGACGACGACGACCTGGCGGCGGCGGGCGACCTCGCGCTTGGCCAGGTCGAGGCCGTAGAGCACCTGGGACTTGCGGTACAGCGGCGTCTCGGGGGTGTTGAGGTACTTCGGGCCCTGGTCGTCCTCGGTCAGCTTGCGCGCGCCGAAGCCGATGGTGGCGCCGGTGGTGTCGCGGATCGGCCACACCAGCCGCCCGCGGAACCGGTCGTAGGGCCCCCGCCCGCTGCTGCCGGTGCTGGCCAGGCCACCGGTGAGGATCTCCTCGTCGGTGAAGCCGCGCCCGCGCAGGTGCTTGGTGAGGGCGTCCCACCCGGACGGCGCGTACCCGACGCCGAAGGTCGCCGCCGCGGCGCGGTCGAAGCCGCGCTCGACGAGGAAGCGCCGGCCCTCCTCCGCCTCGGGGGCGAACAGCTGCTCGGCGTAGAAGTCCGCGGCGGTGCGGTGGGCCTCCAGCAGCCGCTGGCGGCGCCCGACGTCCTGGCGCGGGCGCCCGGGGGCGCCGTCCTCGTAGCGCAGCTGGTGGCCGATGCGGGCCGCGAGCCGCTCGACGGCCTCGACGAAGGTCAGGGCGTCGACCTTCTGCACGAAGGCGATGACGTCCCCGCCCTCGCCGCACCCGAAGCAGTGGTACATGCCCACGCCCGGGCGCACGTGGAAGGACGGGGAGCGCTCCTCGTGGAAGGGGCACAGGCCCTTCAGGGAGCCGACGCCGGCGCTCTTGAGGGTGACGTGCTCGCCGACGACCTCGTCGATCCGGGTGCGCTCGCGGACGAGGTCGACGTCCTCGCGCCGGATCCTGCCCGCCACGCCGGGAGTCTAGGTCGCCGCGCCGGCGGCGCCGGACGCGGTGGAGCTCCTGGGGACGGCGCGCGAGGGCGGCACCGCCGCGCCGCCCGCCGCGCCGCCCGCCGCCCGCGGGGCCCGCGCGGCTCGCGGCCGCTGCCGGAGGGCGGCGTGCATCGCCAGCGCGCTGGCGTCGGTGAGCGAGGCGACCTGGTCGGCGACCGCGCGCAGGCGGGCGCCGTCGTCGCCGGCCTCGCGCCAGTCGCTCGCGAACGGCGGCTCGAGGCGCTCGGGGCGCTCGAGCAGGGCGTGCACGAGGTCCTGCACCACCGCGCGCTGCTCGGCGTAGACGGGCACGCGGTCGCGGTCGGTGAGCACGAAGACGGCGGCGACGCCCTTGAGGGCCGCGACCTCGACGGCGGTGGCGCGCGGGAGGACGAGGTCGGCGGCGTAGCGGGTCAGCGGCCCGGGGCCGGTGCGCTCGCGGGTGGCGGCCTGCACGGCGCCGCAGAAGCGGCCGATGAGCTGGCTGGTCATGTCCTTCAGCGCCGCCAGCGCCGGGCGGCTGCCGTCGAAGCCGGGCACCCAGTAGGGCGCGGCGAGCAGCGCGTCGAGCGCGGCCTCGACCTCCCCCTCCTGCGCGTCCGGCAGGTACAGCCCGTGCACCGCCTGCGCGACGAGGGCGCGCGGCTCGGCCGCGGCGAGCGCGGCGAGGTCGAGGCGCTCGGCCACGACGGCGTCCTCGACGTCGTGGACGCTGTAGGCGATGTCGTCGGCGAGGTCCATCGCCTGCGCCTCCACGCAGCGCCGGCGCTCGGGCGCACCGGAGCGCAGCCAGGCGAAGGCCTCGGCGTCCTCGGCGTAGAAGCCGAACTTCGGGCTCGCGGGCCCGCGCGGGTCCTCCCCCGCTCCCCACGGGTACTTCGTCGCGGCGTCCAGGCTGGCGCGGGTGAGGTTCAGCCCGGCGGGGCGCCCGGTGGCCGCGTCGACGACCTTCGGCTCCAGGCGCGTGAGCAGCCGCAGGGTCTGCGCGTTGCCCTCGAACCCGCCGACGGCCGCGGTGACCTCGGCGAGGGCGGACTCCCCGTTGTGCCCGAACGGCGGGTGGCCGAGGTCGTGCGCGAGGCAGGCGGCGTCGACGACGTCGGGGTCGCAGCCGAGCGCGCCGCCGAGCTCGCGGCCGACCTGGGCGACCTCGAGGCTGTGCGTGAGGCGGGTGCGGGCGAAGTCGTCGCTGCCCGGCCCGACGACCTGGGTCTTGGCGCCCAGGCGGCGCAGCGCCGAGGAGTGCAGCACGCGCGCGCGGTCGCGCGCGAAGTCCCCGCGCGCGGAGCTCTTGGGGGGCTCGGGCACCCAGCGCGCGCGGTCGTGCGCCGCGTAGCCGTCCGCTCCCCCGAGCAGGTGCGCGTGGCGGGCCACGTCAGCCGCCGCTGGTGGACGCCGTGGCCAGCTCCGCGTCGCGGACGACGCCCAGCGCCGTCCCGGTCAGCTCCCGGTCGTCGAGCCAGCCCTCCGGCAGGGTGACCCGCGCGGTGCCGCTGGTGCGCCCCCGGGGACCCTCGGCGGCGTCCCCCGGGTGCGGCTGGTCGAGGTCGAGGCCGGCGAGCAGCTCGTCGAGCGCGGCCAGGGAGTCGACGAGGCCGAGCCGGGAGCGCACGCTGCCGCCGACGACGTAGCCCTTCAGGTACCAGGCGACGTGCTTGCGGATCTCGCGGCAGCCGCGCAGCTCGTCGCCGAAGTGCTCCACGAGCAGCTCCGCGTGGCGGCGCAGCGTGGCGGCGACCGTGCGCAGCCCCGGGCGCACGCGCTCGGGGCGCCCGGCCAGCGCGGCGGCGAGGTCGGCGAACAGCCACGGGCGGCCGAGGCAGCCGCGGCCGACGACGACGCCGTCGCACCCGGTCTGCCCGACCATCGCCACGGCGTCCTCGGCGCGCCAGACGTCGCCGTTGCCGAGCACCGGGATGGAGGTCACGGCCTCCTTCAGGCGCGCGATGGCGCTCCAGTCGGCCGTGCCCGCGTAGTAGTCGGCGGCCGTGCGCGCGTGCAGGGCGACCGCGGCGGCGCCCTCGGCCTCGGCGACCCGGCCGGCGTCGAGGTAGGTCAGGTGCTCGGCGTCCACGCCCTTGCGCATCTTCACGGTCACGGGCACCCCGGCGGGGGCGGCGGCGGTGACGGCGGCGCGCACGACGGCACCGAACAGGGACGTCTTCCACGGCAGCGCCGCTCCCCCGCCGCGACGGGTGACCTTGGGCACGGGACAGCCGAAGTTGAGGTCGACGTGGTCGGCGAGGTCCTCCTCGACGAGCATGCGCACCGCGGCGCCGACGGTGGCGGGGTCGACGCCGTACAGCTGCACGCTGCGCGGGCTGGCGCCCGGCTCGTGCTGGACCAGGCGCAGGGACTCCGCGGTGCGCTCGACGAGGGCGCGGGAGGTGACCATCTCGCTGACGTACACCCCGGCGCCGTGCTCGCGGCACAGGGAGCGGAAGGGCGCGTTCGTCACCCCCGCCATCGGGGCGAGGACCACCGGGGTGTCGACGACGTGGGGTCCGATCCGCAGCGGAGGGAGCACGGGCGCGGCGAGGACGGGCACCCCTGCAGTGTCCCACCCGGGGGCGACAGCCCGCGTGTCCGCGGCGTGCGGGCTCGGCGCGCCCGCGGTGCAGCGGATGCGCGCCGGGCGGCGTCTGGAGCGGTGGGACGCCCGCGCACCGGGCGAGGGCGCCCAGCAGCTGCACCGGGAGGCCCCGTGCTCCGCCGTCCGCACGCACCCGCCCGCACCGCCGCGGCGGCGCTGGCCACCGCCTCGACGCTCGTCCTCGGGCTGCTCGCCCCCGCCGGCGCGGCGCCCACCGCACCGGCGTCCGACCGCTCCTCCTCCGCGCCGTCGCAGGCCGCCGCTGCGACCGCGGTGCCGGAGGGCCTGCACCCGCTGGTGCCGGGGCACAACTACCTCGACGCGCAGCGCATCGACATCGTCTTCGCCGCCTCCGGCGCACCCGAGGGCGCGGACTGGACCGGCTACGCCCGCCAGCTGCTCACCTGGGACGGCCCGGTGCCGCTGGGGCCGGACGGGCAGCCGGCCGGGCCGGGCGAGGAGGTGTGGGACCTCACGTGGGGGCCCTTCGCGCTGGAGCCCCTGCGCTCGCGCAAGGACCTGTTCAACGTCTGGTACGTCGAGGAGCCCCCGCCCGCCGTCGAGGGCTGGGACCGCCCCTGGGGCGCCGTCGGCGGCGCCTTCCCGGTGGACCTGCCGCACCGGCTCGAGGTCACCCTGGCCTGGAACTGGTCGGGCTCGACGCAGGCAGCGGCGCAGGTGCCGATGTTCACCCCGCCGCAGACCCCCGCCGCCGGGGCGGACGTCTTCGACGGGGTGATCCTCGGGATGAGCGGTGAGGCGATGGACGCCGCGCGGGACGACGGGGTGCTGGCGCACGAGCTCGGCCACGCGCTGTTCGCCCTGCCGGACAAGTACAGCTTCGACCGCTGGGGCTACGACGGGCCGCCCACGAGGTCGTACTACCCGGTGTGCGCGGCGGACCAGGCGCAGGCCGAGGAGTTCTTCGGCGACCTGGTCGGCACCGTGGACCCCTTCTTCCAGGAGTGGGTGGCGGCCTACGCGCAGCACGGCATCCCCCTGGGCGCGGATCTGGAGGCCTGGTACCGCGAGCAGGTCGTCGTCGACTACGTCCCCGACGGCTGCTTCGGGCCGGCCGGCACCGCCAGGCGCTCCTCGCGCGGCGGCATCATGCACGACACCCAGGTGGTCTTCGACGCGGTCGAGCGGCGCTGGGCCGAGCAGGTGCTCGACGCGTGGTCCGGGGCTCCCGCCCCGTGCGCGCCGGCCCCGCTGGCCGCCGCTCCGCTGGCCGCCGCTCCGCGGTGAGCGCTCGGCGGGCCCGTCAGCGGCCGGGGCGGCCGGACAGGTCGGAGAACACCGCGCGCTCGATGCGCTCGGCGTCCTCGTCGGTGAGGTCGACGAAGCGGATGGCGACCTCCCCGCGGGCGGCGTCCACGCGCACCACCTCCGCGCGGGCGGAGACGGTCTCGGCGTCGGAGACCGCCACCTCCACCTCGAGCCGGTCGGCGGCGCCGATGGCCTCCGCGGGCAGCTCCAGGCGGGCGCCGGCCCGCGAGAGGTCGACGGTGAGCGCCGCGTAGGCGGTGCCGGCGGCGCGCACGGACGCCGAGCGGACGGTCTCGGCGCGCGGGGCCGTGCGGCGGTGCTCGTGGGCGATGGCCAGCACCCCGGTCAGGCTGACGGAAGTGCCGCGCACGTCGGCCTCGGCGATGGCCTCGATGACGCTGACCGCGCCGTCCTCGGACTCCAGCCGGGCCCACACCCGCTGACCGGAGACCGCGGCGACGTCCGAGGGCGCGAGCGCGACGCTGGCGGTGACGACGAGGCCGGCCGGTCCGGCGTCCCACATGGCCAGCGTGCCGGTGGTGCCGGCCCCGGAGCGGACGGGCAGCAGCACCACGCTGCTGCCGATGACCGGCGCGGGCGCGCTCTGCGTGGTGACCATGCTGCTGCTCCTGTCGGGTGCGGACGGGCTCGGGCGACCGTAACCGCCCGGGTCCGTCCGCGTGCCCGTTTCGCGCAGGCCGCGCCTCCTGCACCCGCGGCCGTCCTGCGTCCCCGCGCGCCGCTCACCACACGTCGCGCACCACGCGCCGCTCACCGCGCGCCGCTCACCACACGTCGCTCACCGCGCGCCGCTCACCGCGTGAGCACGGGGGCGCCCAGTGCCCGTAGGACGAGCACTGGGCGCCCCCGTGCTCATCGGCGATGGGCACGGTTCCACCCGGTGCCGCTGGAGCGGGCCCCAGCGGCCCCCGCACGGCTGGTCGGCGACCACGTGCCGCTCACAGGCCGGTCCCGCTCCCCCGCCGTCCACAGGCCGGCCGCGGGGCGCCCGCCGCACCGCGCGGTCGCTCCAGAGTGCTGTCGTGCCCCGACGCGTCCCCGTGGACCTCGCCGCCCTCGCCGTCCTGCTCGCTCCGGGCCGGTCGGTGGCCACGCACCGGCAGCTGCGGGAGGCCGGCGTCCCGGCGTCCACGATCACCCGCCGGATCCGTCGCGAGGGGCCGTGGCAGCGCGTGCTCCCCGGTGTCGTCGCCGGTCACCGGGGCGTCCTGACGCGCACCGAACGCCGGCTGGCGGCGATCCAGTACGCCGGGAGGGGTGGCGCGCTCACCGGACGCGACGCCCTGGAGGTGCACGGCGTGCGCGTCCGCCTCGACCGCCCGGACGACCGGGTGCACGTGCTCGTGCCGCACCCGTGCCAGCGCTCGTCCCACGGGTTCGCCCTCGTCACCCGCAGCCGGCGTCCGCTGGACGCCGTGCTGGTGCGGGGGCTGGCGTGCGTCCCGGTCGCCCGAGCCGTCATCGACGCGGCCCGGCGCACCGAGGACCTCGCCGACGTGCGCGAGCTCGTCGCGGCCGCCGTCCAGCAGCGGCGGTGCACGGTGGCCCAGCTGGCCGAGGAGGTGCGGCTGGCCGCCCGGCAGCGCAGCGCGCTGAGCCGAGAGGCGCTGGCCGAGGTGGCCGCGGGCGTGCGGTCCGGGGCCGAGGCGCGGCTGCGGGAGGTCTTCGCGGCGGGCGGCGTGCCGGCCCCGCGGTGGAACGTCCCGATCCGGTCTGCGGACGGTGAGGTGATCGCCGTCGCGGACGCCTACTGGCACGAGCTGCGGGCCGTCGTCGAGCTGGACTCCGTGGAGTGGCACGCGAGCCCCGCGGCGTACCGGTCGACGCAGCGGCGGCAGAGGGCGCTCGTGGCCCACGGCGAGCGCGTCCTGGCACTGGCTCCCCGCGACGTCCACGACGACCCGGCCGGTGTCTGCCGGGAGGTCATGGCCTCCCTGCGCGTCTGCGTCGAGGCACGACGAGCGCGCTGACCCGGCGCGAGCGCCGGACTGGGCGCGATCGTGCCCATCGCCGGTGAGCACGGGGGCGCCCAGTGCCCGTAGGACGAGCACTGGGCGCCCCCGTGCTCATCAGCCGGGCGGGCGGGGCGATCAGTGCAGGCGGCGGCGTGCGGCTCAGGCGCCCACGAGGCGGGCGGCCAGGTAGGACTCGACCTGGTCCAGGGACACGCGCGTCTGCGCCATCGAGTCGCGCTCGCGCACCGTGACGGCCTGGTCCTCGAGGGTGTCGAAGTCGACGGTGAGGCAGAACGGGGTGCCGACCTCGTCCTGGCGCCGGTAGCGGCGTCCGATCGCGCCGGCGTCGTCGAAGTCGACGTTCCAGTTCTTCCGCAGCCGCGCGGCGAGGTCGCGCGCCTTCGGCGAGAGGTCGCCGCTGCGCGAGAGCGGCAGCACGGCGGCCTTGACGGGCGCGAGGCGGTGGTCGAGGCGCAGCACCACGCGCGTGTCGACGCCGCCCTTGGCGTTGGGCGCCTGGTCCTCGGCGTAGGCCTCGACGAGGAACGCCATGAGCGAGCGCGTCAGGCCCGCCGCCGGCTCGATGACGTACGGCGTCCAGCGCTCGCCCTTGGCCTGGTCGAAGTACGACAGGTCCACGCCCGAGTGCTCGCTGTGCGTGGACAGGTCGAAGTCGGTGCGGTTGGCGATGCCCTCGAGCTCACCCCACTCGGAGCCGGGGAAGCCGAAGCGGTACTCGATGTCGACGGTGCGCTTGGAGTAGTGCGACAGCTTCTCCTCCGGGTGCTCGTAGTGGCGCAGGTTGTCCCGGGAGATGCCGAGGTCGACGTACCAGCGCGTCCGCTCGTCGATCCAGTACTGGTGCCACTG from the Quadrisphaera sp. DSM 44207 genome contains:
- a CDS encoding glycine--tRNA ligase, giving the protein MATSPSTAPSASRIDTVVSLCKRRGFVFPSGEIYGGTRSAWDYGPLGVELKENIKRQWWRAVVQSRDDVVGLDSSVILPRQTWVASGHVGVFTDPLTECQNCHKRFRADHLQEEYEAKKGRAPENGLADIACPNCGERGRWTEPRDFNMMLKTHLGPVEDESGLHYLRPETAQGIFVNFANVMGSARRKPPFGIGQIGKSFRNEITPGNFIFRTREFEQMEMEYFVEPGTDEQWHQYWIDERTRWYVDLGISRDNLRHYEHPEEKLSHYSKRTVDIEYRFGFPGSEWGELEGIANRTDFDLSTHSEHSGVDLSYFDQAKGERWTPYVIEPAAGLTRSLMAFLVEAYAEDQAPNAKGGVDTRVVLRLDHRLAPVKAAVLPLSRSGDLSPKARDLAARLRKNWNVDFDDAGAIGRRYRRQDEVGTPFCLTVDFDTLEDQAVTVRERDSMAQTRVSLDQVESYLAARLVGA
- a CDS encoding YbdD/YjiX family protein → MTALTPGSSSAPGPLRRAWRGVRWYLREFTGEARWDDYVRECAAHGHAPVSRREFERRRADAAESAPMNRCC
- the dnaG gene encoding DNA primase — its product is MAGRIRREDVDLVRERTRIDEVVGEHVTLKSAGVGSLKGLCPFHEERSPSFHVRPGVGMYHCFGCGEGGDVIAFVQKVDALTFVEAVERLAARIGHQLRYEDGAPGRPRQDVGRRQRLLEAHRTAADFYAEQLFAPEAEEGRRFLVERGFDRAAAATFGVGYAPSGWDALTKHLRGRGFTDEEILTGGLASTGSSGRGPYDRFRGRLVWPIRDTTGATIGFGARKLTEDDQGPKYLNTPETPLYRKSQVLYGLDLAKREVARRRQVVVVEGYTDVMACHLAGIGTAVATCGTAFGSEHIAVVRRVMADDDARAGEVVFTFDGDEAGQKAALRAFEEDQRFVAQTFIAVGPDGLDPCELRQRQGDDAVRALVTSRRPLFEFAIRSRLAQFDLGTAEGRVSALRAAAPVVAGIKDRSLRPEYARQLAGWLGMDVETVLRAVASSGRRPASGSTPGRPGAAAGGRGHGTGPASGAADGGARAPQRSAPQGPPRDPVLLAEWQLLQVVLQAPGAVPGEFDALGADAFAAPVHRAVHDAVRAAGGVAAGVAAGAGWAETVHETAAEAVRPLVEALAVAPLPVDGADAVGRLAVDLLRGAMDRDLLRREAELRGRAQRLEGAGDAEAAQRAYAELFALAARRQQMRIDWHGA
- the dusB gene encoding tRNA dihydrouridine synthase DusB, whose translation is MPVLAAPVLPPLRIGPHVVDTPVVLAPMAGVTNAPFRSLCREHGAGVYVSEMVTSRALVERTAESLRLVQHEPGASPRSVQLYGVDPATVGAAVRMLVEEDLADHVDLNFGCPVPKVTRRGGGAALPWKTSLFGAVVRAAVTAAAPAGVPVTVKMRKGVDAEHLTYLDAGRVAEAEGAAAVALHARTAADYYAGTADWSAIARLKEAVTSIPVLGNGDVWRAEDAVAMVGQTGCDGVVVGRGCLGRPWLFADLAAALAGRPERVRPGLRTVAATLRRHAELLVEHFGDELRGCREIRKHVAWYLKGYVVGGSVRSRLGLVDSLAALDELLAGLDLDQPHPGDAAEGPRGRTSGTARVTLPEGWLDDRELTGTALGVVRDAELATASTSGG
- a CDS encoding deoxyguanosinetriphosphate triphosphohydrolase is translated as MARHAHLLGGADGYAAHDRARWVPEPPKSSARGDFARDRARVLHSSALRRLGAKTQVVGPGSDDFARTRLTHSLEVAQVGRELGGALGCDPDVVDAACLAHDLGHPPFGHNGESALAEVTAAVGGFEGNAQTLRLLTRLEPKVVDAATGRPAGLNLTRASLDAATKYPWGAGEDPRGPASPKFGFYAEDAEAFAWLRSGAPERRRCVEAQAMDLADDIAYSVHDVEDAVVAERLDLAALAAAEPRALVAQAVHGLYLPDAQEGEVEAALDALLAAPYWVPGFDGSRPALAALKDMTSQLIGRFCGAVQAATRERTGPGPLTRYAADLVLPRATAVEVAALKGVAAVFVLTDRDRVPVYAEQRAVVQDLVHALLERPERLEPPFASDWREAGDDGARLRAVADQVASLTDASALAMHAALRQRPRAARAPRAAGGAAGGAAVPPSRAVPRSSTASGAAGAAT
- a CDS encoding PilZ domain-containing protein, translated to MVTTQSAPAPVIGSSVVLLPVRSGAGTTGTLAMWDAGPAGLVVTASVALAPSDVAAVSGQRVWARLESEDGAVSVIEAIAEADVRGTSVSLTGVLAIAHEHRRTAPRAETVRSASVRAAGTAYAALTVDLSRAGARLELPAEAIGAADRLEVEVAVSDAETVSARAEVVRVDAARGEVAIRFVDLTDEDAERIERAVFSDLSGRPGR